Below is a window of Culturomica massiliensis DNA.
TCGTCATCGGAAGTGGTCCTGGCGGATATGTAGCAGCAATCCGGGGAGCCCAGTTAGGGATGAATGTTGCTGTAATCGAAAAAGCCGAGATCGGAGGTATATGCCTGAATTGGGGATGTATTCCGACCAAATCCCTTCTAAAATCGGCACAAGTACTCGATTATGCCCGTCATGCAGAAGACTACGGCGTGAAAATAGAAAATACGCAACCGGATTTCGGTGCCATTATAGCCCGTAGCCGGGGTGTTGCGGAAAAAATGAGTAAAGGCATTCAATATCTTTTCAAAAAAAACAACATCACCGTTATTGAAGGACAAGGAAAATTAACGGCAGATAAAAAAGTAGAAGTAACGGCAAACGACGGTGCAAAACAAATCTACGAAGCCAAACATATTATCCTCGCTACAGGAGCACGCTCCCGCCAGCTTCCGGCTATTCCGCAAGACGGCAAGCGCATCATCGGCTATCGGCAGGCTCTTACCCTGGATCATTTGCCGGCTTCCATGCTGGTTGTCGGTTCCGGAGCCATCGGTTCTGAATTGGCCTGGTTTTACAATGCAATGGGTACAAAAGTTACTTTAGTCGAATTTATGCCCAACGTATTACCGATAGAAGACGAAGAAGTATCGAAACAGATCGGACGTTCCTTCAAAAAAGCCGGTATCGAAGTCATGGTGAAATCATCTGTCGAAAGCGTCGATAACAGTGGCGAATTATTAAAAGTAAACATTCGCAACAAAAAAGGAGATATAGAAGTCCGGGAGGCCGAAATCGTATTGTCTGCCGTAGGTATTGCGCCTAATATTGAAAATATCGGTCTGGAAGAATTGGGTGTCGAAACGGAAAAAGGCAAAATCAAAGTCGACGATTACTATCGCACCAACATCGCCGGAGTCTATGCCATCGGAGACATTGTCCACGGACCTGCTTTGGCCCACGTAGCTTCAGCAGAAGCCATTTGCTGCGTTGAGAAAATTGCCGGCCTGGAAACCGAATCTATCGATTACGGCAACATCCCCGGATGTACTTATACAACCCCGGAAGTCGCTTCCGTCGGTCTGACCGAAGCCAAAGCCCTGGAAGCCGGCTATGAGTTACGCATCGGAAAATTTCCTTTCACAGCTTCAGGTAAAGCAAGTTCAGCAGGAGCCAATGACGGATTCGTCAAACTGATCTTTAATGCAAAAGACAATACCTTATTGGGTGCCCATATGGTCGGTGCCAATGTAACGGAAATGATAGCAGAACTGGTATTGGCCCGTAAAGCAAAAGTCTCCGCACATCAATTGATTAAAACGGTACATCCTCACCCGACAATGAGCGAAGCCGTTATGGAAGCTGCCGCTGCCGCTTATGACGAAGTAATACATCTATAAAACCATTAAATATTTTTACATGAAAAAGACTTTATTAATTGCAGCCTTAAGCCTTAGTTGTTCCGGAATTTTCGCCCAAGCAATCGAAGGCAAGGATTTGCAGGAAATTCAAGCCTCGTTTAAAAAAGATACTCCTACGCGCGCTTTACAAAACATCCTTACAGCAGATAAAAATCTGAAAGGGAATGCACTTAACCGTGAACTGCAAGGTAAAATCGACCATTTTTTCAAATACCGTGTAAATGTCAAAGGAATTACGGATCAGCACAGCTCCGGACGCTGCTGGATGTTCACTTCCATGAACGTACTCCGCCCGGAAGTTATGCAGAAATACAACCTGGACAAATTCGATTTTTCCCACAACTATACCTACTTCTGGGATATTTTTGAGAAATCAAACCTATTCCTTGAAAACATCATCTCCACAGCCGGAAAAGACATGGAAGACCGGGAAGTATGCGAATATTTCAAATCTCCGGTCGGTGACGGAGGCGTATGGAACTTGTATTACAATGTAGCCCAAAAATACGGTGTCGTACCCCAGGAAGTCATGCCGGAAACCGCACATTCAGACAATACTTCGCAAATGGTGAACATCATCAATGAAAAATTACGATTGGGAGGGTATGAGTTACGGGAAATGGCTGCTGCCGGCAAATCGGTAAAAGAACTGCGGAACACAAAAAAGGAAGTACTGAAAGATGTCTATCGGATACTGGCTCTTTGCCTGGGAGAACCGCCTCATTCCTTTACCTGGAGATTCAAAGACAAAGACGGGAATATCAAAGAATTGGCGAATTACACTCCCATGCAATTCTACAAAGAAATCACTCCCGCTGATTATAACCCGGATAATTACATCATGATTATGAATGATCCGACCCGGGAATATTACAAGATATATGAAATACAAAATTACCGGAATGCCCAGGAAGGCATTAACTGGACTTACCTGAACCTTCCGAACGAAGATATCAAAAAAGCAGCCCTGGCTTCCATAAAAAACAATGAAGCAATGTATGCTTCTTGCGATGTCGGGAAACAACACCAACGGGAAACAGGTATACTCGATCCTGAAATGTACGATTACGAATCCTTACTGGGCGTAAAACTCAAAATGGATAAGAAAGCACGTATACTTACCCGTCAAAGCGGCTCTTCACATGCCATGACATTGATCGGATGTGATACAGATGCAAATGATCAGCCCGTAAAATGGGAATTTGAAAACAGTTGGGGAAGTGCAAGCGGTAACCACGGTTATCTGACCTTCACAGACGACTGGTTCGATGATTATATGTTCCGTATCGTTATCCACCGGAAATTCTTAGATGCCAAAGCCATAGAAGCTCTCAAACAAAAACCGGTGCAATTGCCCGTGTGGGATTATATGTTTTAAAAACAGAAATAGAAACAGAAATGGCCAAAAGCCGGGAAATTCCCAGGCTTTTGGCCATTCTGTTCTAACTCACCCCATCTGTTTTCAACCTTCCTTCGTCAACAAAACCGTTGCATAAGCCGATACACCTTCCTCCCTCCCTTCAAAGCCGAGCTTTTCCGTTGTCGTTGCTTTTACAGACACATCTTCGGGAGCTACTTGCATAACAGCAGCCAAAGTGTGTTGCATATCTTCAATAAAAGGACGTAATTTCGGACGCTGCATACAAATCACACTATCTACATTACCGATCTCATACCCTTGTTTCCTTATCAGTTCCACCGTTCGCTTCAAAAGCAACTTGCTGTCGATACCTTTAAATTCAAGGGCTGTATCCGGGAAATGATAACCGATATCTCCCATGCCGGCAGCCCCCAGCAAGGCATCGCAAATTGCATGTATCAACACATCTCCGTCCGAATGAGCGATACAGCCTTTCTCATGTGGCACCAACACGCCTCCGAGCCATAAGGGTAAGCCCGCTTCCAAGCGATGTACGTCAAAACCGATTCCTGTTCTGATTTTCATTTTCATCATTTTTTAATCCGGTCGCAAGATTAACAAAAAAAGCGTTAAATCCGCCGCAAACAGAGCTATATGTTCAAAAAAAACAAGATTTTTATTTTTGTAAATACATTTTTAAGTATATTTGTGAATTAATTGCGTTTCGTTTGATTCGAATAAAAATACTAAATTAAATAGCTAAAAAAAACTGCTCATGAAAAAACATGGTTTTTTAGTTTTGGGAATGTGTTGTGTGATGCTTTTCTCGGCAAGTTCTTGCCAAAAAGTAAAAAAACTTTTCGGAGGAGGCCAAAAATCTTCTACTACCGGTTGGACTTACAATGATAAGAAAAATGGGGGTATGGAATATAAAAAAGTGAAGAATCAAAAGACAGGCCCGGGACTTGTATATATCCCCGGAGGTACCTTTGTGATGGGACGGACACAGGAAGATGTTATGGGAGACTGGAATAACCCACAGCGGCGGGTCACAATCGAATCTTTCTATATGGATGAACATGAGGTGCGGAATATCGACTGGCTGGAATACCTCACTTGGTTGCGACGTGTATACGTCAGTTATCCCGAAGTGTATAAAAAAGCGTTACCCGACACACTGGTATGGCGCGAGCAATTAGCTTATAATGAACCGATGGTCAGCAACTACCTTCGATTCCCCGCTTATGCCGAATACCCGGTAGTCGGTGTAAACTGGGAGCAAGCTACGGAATATTGCGTGTGGAGAACCGACCGTGTAAACGAACAGTTATTGATTGACAAAAAGGTGCTGGCACACGATCCGGACAATCAGAGAGACGAAAACAACTTCAATACAGAAGCTTACCTGAACGGACAATATGTAGGGACGGTAAAAAAGAATATCAAAGGATTAGGCAAAGAAAGAAGACCTGTCAAATGGGAAGACGGGATTTTACTGCCGGAATACCGTTTGCCGACAGAGGCTGAATGGGAATATGCAGCCTACGCTTTAGTCGGAAATACACACGACGAGCGCATCAGCAACTCCCGCATTTATCCGTGGGACGGCTCCTGGGTCAGATATGCTGAGAAAAAGCACAGAGGCCGGATGATGGCAAACTTTGTCAGAGGTAAAGGGGACTATATGGGGGTTGCCGGAGACGCGAATGACGGTTTTGCCATGACAGCTCCCGTCAAAAGTTTCTGGCCGAACGATTTCGGACTGTACGACATGGCCGGCAATGTAAACGAATGGGTTTCGGACGTTTATCGTCCTTTATCCTTCCAGGATATGGCAGAATTCAATCCTTATCGCGGGAATGTCTTCAAGACGCTCGTAACCGACGAAGAAGGCAACATCGCCCAGAAAGACAGCCTGGGACACATGCGTTACCGTGTTCAAACCGACGCAGAACTGGCAAATAGAGAAAACTATCGTACTGCCGATAACCGGAACTACAAAGACGGTGATATCCAATCCCGGATTTCTTCGGACATCGACTGGAAAGCACAGGACAACAAAGGCACAAAAGATATGTACTATGTTTCCAACGAAGAAACGACAACCATGATCGATGATGAAGCCCGGATATATAAAGGGGGCTCATTCAAAGACAGGGCTTATTGGCAAAATCCGGGAACAAGACGTTATCTGAATCAGAAAAAATCGACCAACGATATCGGCTTCCGGTGTGCAATGAGTCAAATTGGCGGCGGGAAAGTCAAAAAGAGATAAAAATAAAAGGTTGTGAAATTCACAACCTTTTTTATTACGAACCTGATAAACAATTCATTTCAGAAAAAATGACTACAAACATCGCCTCTCTATACGAAACTTACATCCGGGGACACCGGGTAACAACCGACTCCCGGAATATCCAACCGGGGGATGTTTTTATCGCCCTGCGCGGAGACAATTTCAACGGTAATAAATTTGCACAACAGGCACTGTCCCAGGGGGCTGCTACGGCAATTATCGACGATCCGGAATTCGACAACGGAGAAGGATACATTCTAGTGGAAAATACGCTAACCTTCCTGCAGGAAACCGCTGCCTATCACCGCCACCGGTTGGGAATTCCGATACTGGGAATAACCGGGACGAACGGTAAAACAACAACGAAAGAACTGTGTTATGCCGTACTTTCACGCCGTTTTAAAACCGTCGCAACCCAAGGCAATTTAAACAATCATATCGGAGTGCCTCTCACCTTGTTGAGTATGGATGAAACCACAGAATTCGGAATCGTAGAAATGGGCGCGAACCACCCCGGTGAAATAAAAATATTATGTGATATTGCAGACCCGGACTTCGGCGTGATCACCAATATAGGCCAGGCTCATTTAGAAGGATTCGGCAGTTACGAAAATATCATATCTACTAAGAAGCAACTCTACGATCATATCTTCCGGAAAAAAGGAAAAGTATTCGTCAATGCGAAAGACCCTCTTCTTATGGAATTATCCCGGGATCACAACCGGATTTTATACGGTAAAGCAGAAGCCTACCTGAAAGGCGAGCTACTTCAGTCAATCCCTTATATGGTATATGAACTGAAAACCTTAAAAGGAAACCTTTGTATCCGGACCAAGCTGACAGGCGGTTATAATTTCGACAATGCTATGGCAGCTTCCTGTATCGGGACTTACTTCGATGTACCGGCCGTTTCCATCCAACATGCAATCGAAGATTACCGTCCGTCAAACCTCAGGTCGCAACTGATAAAAACAGCTCATAATACCATCATTTTAGATGCTTACAACGCCAATCCCAGCAGTATGGCGGTAGCTTTAGCCAATTTTGCCGAAATGTCGGCTCCCCACAAAACCGTCGTATTGGGCGAAATGCGTGAACTGGGACAGGTCAGCGAAGAAGCTCACCGAAAAATTATCGATATATTACAGGAAAATCATTTCAATACGGCTTTTCTCGTCGGGAATAATTTTGAACATTGTTCCAATAACCTTAACTTTATCCGTTATTTCAAAGATACCGATGCCTTAATCGTGTTTCTGAAAAATCACCCGCTTCAAGGTTCTTGTATACTGGTGAAAGGTTCAAGAGGCAACCAATTGGAGCGTATTGTAGAATACTTATAATTCTGAACAAGTGAACAACAGAGTTGTTATCATTCCGACCTATAACGAAAAAGAAAACATCGAAAATATCATCCGGTATGTCGTCGGATTGACTCCGAAATTCGATATTCTGATCATAGAAGACAATTCACCCGACGGGACAGGCGACATTGTCGAAAAACTACAACAAGAGCTCCCCCAGCTTCACATGATCCGGCGGGCAGGTAAATTAGGCTTGGGAACCGCTTACATCACCGGTTTCAAATGGAGTCTGGCACACGGATATGAATACATCTTCGAAATGGATGCCGATTTCTCCCACAATCCGGACGATTTGGTCAAACTATACGAAGCCTGTAGCACGGGAGCAGACATGTCCATCGGTTCCCGCTATGTCACCGGAGTCAATGTTGTCAACTGGCCTATGGGACGTGTTTTAATGTCCTATTTTGCTTCAAAATACGTACGTTTTATCACAGGTATGAAAGTACACGATGCCACAGCCGGTTTTGTTTGCTATACCCGGAAAGTATTGGAAAGCATAAATCTGGATAAAATCCGCTTTAAAGGATACGCTTTTCAGATTGAAATGAAATTTACAGCCTGGACGCTGGGATTCCGCCTGAAAGAAGTACCCATTATTTTCACGGACCGTACTTTGGGAACATCGAAAATGAGCGGAGGTATTTTTACGGAAGCTTTCCTCGGAGTCATTACAATGAAAATACGGAGTCTATTTTCGAAACGGAACAAAAAACAACAATAATTTTAATTTTAGATTTACGATTTCAGATTGAAATACGAATCAGAGCTGTAGTTTCGCTAATCTGAAATCGCAGATATCACAGGAGGGAATTGTATGTGTAGTCTAAAATCTAAAATCAAATGATTCTATTATGAAAAAAATCATCAAAGGCGGGACACTGGTCAATGAAAACCGGATTTTTCAAGCCGATATTCTCATTGAAAATGACCGGATTTCCTGCATATCAGACCGTCTTTCTGAAGAAGCCTGGGAAAATGCGGAAATAACAGATGCAACAGGATTATTTGTTATACCCGGTGTTATCGACGATCAGGTACATTTCCGGGAACCCGGTTTAACGCATAAGGGAGACATTGCTGAAGGCAGCCGGGCAGCCGCAGCCGGAGGAGTAACTTCTTTTATGGACATGCCCAACGTCGTTCCCCCGACC
It encodes the following:
- a CDS encoding polyprenol monophosphomannose synthase, which encodes MNNRVVIIPTYNEKENIENIIRYVVGLTPKFDILIIEDNSPDGTGDIVEKLQQELPQLHMIRRAGKLGLGTAYITGFKWSLAHGYEYIFEMDADFSHNPDDLVKLYEACSTGADMSIGSRYVTGVNVVNWPMGRVLMSYFASKYVRFITGMKVHDATAGFVCYTRKVLESINLDKIRFKGYAFQIEMKFTAWTLGFRLKEVPIIFTDRTLGTSKMSGGIFTEAFLGVITMKIRSLFSKRNKKQQ
- the lpdA gene encoding dihydrolipoyl dehydrogenase, with protein sequence MNYDLIVIGSGPGGYVAAIRGAQLGMNVAVIEKAEIGGICLNWGCIPTKSLLKSAQVLDYARHAEDYGVKIENTQPDFGAIIARSRGVAEKMSKGIQYLFKKNNITVIEGQGKLTADKKVEVTANDGAKQIYEAKHIILATGARSRQLPAIPQDGKRIIGYRQALTLDHLPASMLVVGSGAIGSELAWFYNAMGTKVTLVEFMPNVLPIEDEEVSKQIGRSFKKAGIEVMVKSSVESVDNSGELLKVNIRNKKGDIEVREAEIVLSAVGIAPNIENIGLEELGVETEKGKIKVDDYYRTNIAGVYAIGDIVHGPALAHVASAEAICCVEKIAGLETESIDYGNIPGCTYTTPEVASVGLTEAKALEAGYELRIGKFPFTASGKASSAGANDGFVKLIFNAKDNTLLGAHMVGANVTEMIAELVLARKAKVSAHQLIKTVHPHPTMSEAVMEAAAAAYDEVIHL
- a CDS encoding SUMF1/EgtB/PvdO family nonheme iron enzyme codes for the protein MKKHGFLVLGMCCVMLFSASSCQKVKKLFGGGQKSSTTGWTYNDKKNGGMEYKKVKNQKTGPGLVYIPGGTFVMGRTQEDVMGDWNNPQRRVTIESFYMDEHEVRNIDWLEYLTWLRRVYVSYPEVYKKALPDTLVWREQLAYNEPMVSNYLRFPAYAEYPVVGVNWEQATEYCVWRTDRVNEQLLIDKKVLAHDPDNQRDENNFNTEAYLNGQYVGTVKKNIKGLGKERRPVKWEDGILLPEYRLPTEAEWEYAAYALVGNTHDERISNSRIYPWDGSWVRYAEKKHRGRMMANFVRGKGDYMGVAGDANDGFAMTAPVKSFWPNDFGLYDMAGNVNEWVSDVYRPLSFQDMAEFNPYRGNVFKTLVTDEEGNIAQKDSLGHMRYRVQTDAELANRENYRTADNRNYKDGDIQSRISSDIDWKAQDNKGTKDMYYVSNEETTTMIDDEARIYKGGSFKDRAYWQNPGTRRYLNQKKSTNDIGFRCAMSQIGGGKVKKR
- a CDS encoding UDP-N-acetylmuramoyl-tripeptide--D-alanyl-D-alanine ligase, which produces MTTNIASLYETYIRGHRVTTDSRNIQPGDVFIALRGDNFNGNKFAQQALSQGAATAIIDDPEFDNGEGYILVENTLTFLQETAAYHRHRLGIPILGITGTNGKTTTKELCYAVLSRRFKTVATQGNLNNHIGVPLTLLSMDETTEFGIVEMGANHPGEIKILCDIADPDFGVITNIGQAHLEGFGSYENIISTKKQLYDHIFRKKGKVFVNAKDPLLMELSRDHNRILYGKAEAYLKGELLQSIPYMVYELKTLKGNLCIRTKLTGGYNFDNAMAASCIGTYFDVPAVSIQHAIEDYRPSNLRSQLIKTAHNTIILDAYNANPSSMAVALANFAEMSAPHKTVVLGEMRELGQVSEEAHRKIIDILQENHFNTAFLVGNNFEHCSNNLNFIRYFKDTDALIVFLKNHPLQGSCILVKGSRGNQLERIVEYL
- the ispF gene encoding 2-C-methyl-D-erythritol 2,4-cyclodiphosphate synthase, which translates into the protein MKIRTGIGFDVHRLEAGLPLWLGGVLVPHEKGCIAHSDGDVLIHAICDALLGAAGMGDIGYHFPDTALEFKGIDSKLLLKRTVELIRKQGYEIGNVDSVICMQRPKLRPFIEDMQHTLAAVMQVAPEDVSVKATTTEKLGFEGREEGVSAYATVLLTKEG
- a CDS encoding aminopeptidase C — its product is MKKTLLIAALSLSCSGIFAQAIEGKDLQEIQASFKKDTPTRALQNILTADKNLKGNALNRELQGKIDHFFKYRVNVKGITDQHSSGRCWMFTSMNVLRPEVMQKYNLDKFDFSHNYTYFWDIFEKSNLFLENIISTAGKDMEDREVCEYFKSPVGDGGVWNLYYNVAQKYGVVPQEVMPETAHSDNTSQMVNIINEKLRLGGYELREMAAAGKSVKELRNTKKEVLKDVYRILALCLGEPPHSFTWRFKDKDGNIKELANYTPMQFYKEITPADYNPDNYIMIMNDPTREYYKIYEIQNYRNAQEGINWTYLNLPNEDIKKAALASIKNNEAMYASCDVGKQHQRETGILDPEMYDYESLLGVKLKMDKKARILTRQSGSSHAMTLIGCDTDANDQPVKWEFENSWGSASGNHGYLTFTDDWFDDYMFRIVIHRKFLDAKAIEALKQKPVQLPVWDYMF